A stretch of Flavobacteriales bacterium DNA encodes these proteins:
- a CDS encoding capsular biosynthesis protein, with the protein MGLFSGLFGKKEPALGPADLSVLRCDVHSHFIPGIDDGAQNLEQSMELLHAMHGLGYRKVITTPHSMADGYKNSPEIILGGLQKLRVEVKRQGLEIEVDAAAEYYLDHDLERKVMEGEVLTFGDKLLLFELPFISEPQVLLSLIFQMQTQGYRPVLAHPERYAYWHNDFPKYESLKDRGVLFQLNLVALAGAYGRPAKEIAERLIDAGAYELLGSDCHNMNHVEAIRNTLERPSLHKLIDSGRLLNAGL; encoded by the coding sequence ATGGGGCTATTCAGCGGTCTATTCGGCAAGAAGGAGCCCGCGCTCGGCCCAGCGGACCTCTCCGTGCTCCGCTGCGATGTGCATTCGCACTTCATCCCGGGCATCGACGACGGCGCGCAGAACCTGGAGCAGAGCATGGAGCTGCTGCATGCCATGCACGGGCTCGGCTACCGCAAGGTGATCACCACGCCCCACAGCATGGCCGATGGGTACAAGAACTCGCCGGAGATCATCCTCGGCGGGCTGCAGAAGCTGCGCGTGGAGGTGAAGCGGCAGGGATTGGAGATCGAGGTGGATGCAGCTGCCGAGTACTACCTCGACCACGACCTGGAGCGCAAGGTGATGGAGGGCGAGGTGCTCACCTTCGGCGATAAGCTCCTGCTCTTCGAGCTGCCCTTCATCAGCGAGCCGCAGGTGCTGCTCTCGCTCATCTTCCAGATGCAGACACAGGGTTACAGGCCCGTGCTCGCGCATCCGGAGCGCTACGCCTATTGGCACAACGACTTCCCCAAGTATGAGAGTCTGAAGGACCGCGGCGTGCTCTTCCAGTTGAACCTCGTGGCGCTCGCGGGGGCTTATGGCCGTCCGGCGAAGGAGATCGCGGAGCGCCTGATCGATGCGGGCGCCTACGAATTGCTTGGCAGCGATTGCCACAACATGAACCATGTGGAGGCCATCCGCAACACGCTGGAGCGGCCATCCCTGCATAAGCTCATCGACAGCGGCAGATTGCTGAACGCTGGCCTTTGA
- the rfbB gene encoding dTDP-glucose 4,6-dehydratase, whose protein sequence is MQRNILITGGAGFIGSHVVRRFVNKYPQYRIVNLDALTYAGNLENLRDIEHAPNYTFVKADICDADAVARVIKEHRIDGIIHLAAESHVDRSITDPLAFVRTNVFGTVTLLNAAKEAWKGDMEGKRFYHVSTDEVYGSLHDDSLFLETTPYDPQSPYSASKAASDHFVRAYGNTYRLPFVVSNCSNNYGSHHFPEKLIPLMINNIRNSKPLPVYGKGENVRDWLWVEDHASAIDAIFHTGRNGETYNIGGHNEWKNIDLVHLLCSIMDKKLGRSEGESAKLITYVTDRAGHDLRYAIDAGKIERELGWRPSITFEAGLERTVDWYLANTEWLDHVTSGAYQQYYAAHYAQH, encoded by the coding sequence ATGCAACGCAACATCCTCATCACCGGCGGCGCCGGATTCATCGGCAGCCATGTGGTGCGCCGCTTCGTGAACAAGTATCCGCAGTACCGCATCGTCAACCTCGATGCGCTCACCTATGCGGGCAACCTGGAGAACCTTCGCGACATCGAGCATGCTCCGAACTACACCTTCGTGAAAGCGGACATCTGCGATGCGGATGCGGTGGCCAGGGTGATCAAGGAGCACAGGATCGATGGCATCATCCACCTCGCCGCCGAGAGCCATGTGGACCGCAGCATCACCGATCCGCTGGCTTTCGTGCGCACCAACGTGTTCGGCACGGTGACCCTGCTCAATGCGGCGAAGGAGGCGTGGAAGGGCGACATGGAAGGCAAGCGTTTCTATCACGTGAGCACCGATGAGGTCTACGGCTCATTGCACGACGACAGCCTCTTCCTGGAGACCACGCCCTACGATCCGCAGAGTCCTTACAGCGCGAGCAAGGCTGCCAGCGACCATTTCGTGCGCGCGTACGGCAACACGTACAGGCTGCCCTTCGTGGTGAGCAACTGCAGCAACAATTACGGCAGCCACCACTTCCCGGAGAAGCTGATTCCGCTCATGATCAACAACATCCGCAACAGCAAGCCGCTGCCGGTCTACGGCAAGGGCGAGAACGTGCGCGATTGGCTCTGGGTGGAGGATCATGCGAGCGCCATCGACGCCATCTTCCACACGGGCAGGAACGGTGAGACGTACAACATCGGCGGGCACAACGAATGGAAGAACATCGACCTGGTGCATCTGCTCTGCTCGATCATGGACAAGAAGCTTGGTCGTTCCGAAGGGGAGAGCGCCAAGCTCATCACCTACGTCACCGATCGTGCCGGGCATGACCTGCGCTACGCGATCGACGCCGGCAAGATCGAACGCGAGCTGGGCTGGAGGCCGAGCATCACCTTCGAAGCGGGCCTGGAGCGCACCGTGGATTGGTACCTGGCCAACACCGAGTGGCTCGATCATGTCACCAGCGGCGCCTACCAGCAGTATTACGCGGCGCACTACGCGCAGCACTGA